GGCGAAGCGAGGGAATTCACCGGCGGCCGTCTCGACCCCGGACTCCTGTCGGCACGAGTAAAAAACCAACAAGAGGAAAGGAAAAGGGAGACAAATCCATGCGTCGATGGAGAGCTGCTAGCAGAGAAAAGGGCAGGCATCCAGGCGGCTGACGACGCTTGGTGGCTGGCCCCACCCACGGGCGGGAATCGGGATGGCGACGAAGCTGCGGGGTCTCGGGTGCGGCAAGCGCGGCGCGCGGACAcgccgtgccgctgccgcccaTGATTGCGCGTTTGCGACTGCCAATTATTTATTGATTggccaaaaggaaaaaaaatcattttgaCACGTAGTATGGGGTACGCCCTATTCATTACTACTCCTAGCAGTTTCTGAATCACTGCCGAATACGGCTTGTACTAAAATGGTTTAAACCTAACTTGACTCACTAGTAAAGCGCATCCTTTTACAGAAATTCTAGAAGGAAAAAATTGCTGAATTTGGGTGGAAGTGGAGTAGGAGAAGGACAGGAGAGCCCGGTGGATGGAACCCCGGTAAGCGCCAACAATACAACCCTCCTCTtcccccggccgccgcaccgCGCGGTGCAACGAATCTGGCGCCTgcccggcgaggcggcgacggcgacaaaaaaggaaaaacaaatccTAACCCATCACGAAACCACCAACTAACCGAAAGCAGACGGACAGGCGCCctccctctatttcttttctttttcatttttctacAACTAGACAGCCTGTTCCTCTGATTCTTTTCCTTGCACGCCGCAAGCACACCCAGCAACCGCCCCCACGAATTTGCAGATCAGGTCAGCAAAGATGGAGAGGAAACCGGGGTTGGCTTCGTTGAGGAAGAAGTAATTAACGAGAAATTTACGGGAACGAGCAAGGCACCAAGAGATCAGTCGGAAGGAAATTTCCGGGGTCTACGGGTGCCGGCTGCTGTAATCCCATGACCggagaacgcgaagaacacacgGCATCACGCGTGCTACGGCCACACCAAGCAGATTCatcaacaaacaaaaaaaaaatcaacttttTGAGGGGGATGTTTCTTGTTTTTTAAGATTTGAGCGACCAAAACGGAATCGAAAGTTCAATCAACATAGCAGAAAGAAGAAATTAAATTGCAACCGCACGTAGAACAccaatcaagaagaagattggCAGCCAAGAAACAGACTTCGGAATCTAGAGACCCAAGAGATAACGTCCGGCCCATGGAGGAAAGAGAAAGCGAGAGGCCGGAAAAAATGGGAAAGGGGAGGACTTGACTTACCGCCGGAATTGGCTtctcctcgccggccgccacccgcgcccgcttcgccggcgagctgcacccctcgtcctcgtcgtcgcggCTGCTGCCATATCCGCGGGCGCCGGGGCCCTTCCGCTTCGCTTGCGGCCGCGCCGCGTCGTCCGCGCTCGACGACGCGCCGGATCCGCCGGCGCCGTAGTCCAGTGGGGTGTCGGGGCTCGGCGCATTCATGGGCTCCTTGGCCGGCGCGGCTGcgtgcgcccgcgccgccgccttctcgtcCGCGTGGCGCGGCCGCGtctgcgcccgcgccgcgctgtCGGCGGAGCTCGTCGACGCCGAGCCGGATCCGACCGGGGCGCTGTAGTGGAGCGCCgcccccaccggccgccgcgccgaccCCACGTCCCTTTCGTCCCCGCCGGATcccgcgggggcggcggcggcaaggtccAGCAACCGAAGCGCCTTCCTCCAGGGAATCgacgagcctcgcctcccgccgctccgcggccgccgtcTGGCCCACCtctccgtctcctcctccggcgccgccgtcccgggcgaggaggaggaggcctcACCCGGTGGCACCGGGAGCCACGCCGGCCGCTCCCGCAGCTTCCTAGACCGGAGGCTGACGAGAATCTGCACGGCGCGGACCACCACCggatcctcctccccttccaacaccaccgccgacgccgccatgtGAACCCCCGCCCGGAANNNNNNNNNNNNNNNNNNNNNNNNNNNNNNNNNNNNNNNNNNNNNNNNNNNNNNNNNNNNNNNNNNNNNNNNNNNNNNNNNNNNNNNNNNNNNNNNNNNNCTGGGCTGTCACACGTGgtgcggcggggcggcgacaaGGCGAGAGACGGAATTCAGGGAAAGGAGGGaccgcgggggcggaggcggtgctTATAAAGGGCGGGTGGAGGAGGTTGCGAAATGAATACGGTGGCCGGGGAAGTCGGACCAGAGTGGCTGCGTGCACACAGGCCTTCGCGAGCTTTCTCCACTGACTTGTGGGGCCCCAGTGTCGTGACGTTGGTCGGCTATTTCGGGTAGGATGAAAGCGGTCATGTCAAGGAAAACACATGCCATTCCCGCTCCGGAAACGAATTCGATATTACGGGATATTAGGAGCTCAATATTTCAATCGTAAGGTAAAATGGGAACATCGACACATGTAACAAATATGCATAATTCATATGCAAACAAATGAACAATACATAGATAAGTGTTATAGATGCACGTGATTACAGTGATTCAGTGAAGCACATCATTAAAGCACATAAGCACAGGTGCACAGCCTTCCAGTGAAGCAATGATCAAGAGTTTAGGCTACTAACagatcacaactcacaagtccAAATTAAAATTTAGATTCAATATTTAAACTAGATCTTAACTTTAACCTCTTATATCTTGCCACgagaaaaattcaaacacacGAAGACATTCAGATTCAATATTCAAACTACATCTTCAAGCAATCAAACATATTTCAATGTACAGAGAATTCAAAATAGAGTATAGAGACAGAGAGCACATACTACATGTTCAACACAGAACACAAGCAAGTGAATAAGCAACACAGATTCACAGTAGGAGAACTACATGTACAAATAACAGATCTACACATCTACATGACTACAACTACATGTACGAACACTAACTAGTAATTACAGGTTCTACTGCTGAAGCTTCTGATGTTCAATAGTTCAAGTAAGTACCTGATGTTCTACAGTAGTGGCAGCTCTAAGATGAGACGACCCTTGTTCTTGGTTGTATACAAGCTAGTAGCAGAAGGGGAACCTCCAGCGCCCTCCGAGATGCTGAGATCCCGAGAGCGGAGAGTCCTTGAGAGGCAGTTGGCGATGCAGTCGACAGAGGGGCGTGCGCCCGTGGGCGCGCAGACTCCTGCCTAGTGCCCGCCTAGTGGCGACCGGCCATGGCCAGCAGCCCAACACCTAGTAGGCGGCAGAGGGTCCTCGGCGCCTGGAGAGTGTGGCCGTGTGGGGAGTGGGGATGGCCGCATAGGGGTCTTCGGCGGTTGGCAGCGAGAGGATTGGAGGAGACTAGGAGAGTAGAGGAGCTGGAGAGTGAGATAGGACATAGGAGAGATGAGAGACTGAGTGAAAGAGAGGggtgttgtacatacatctatgggctcatcagaaggtttggacagttctaaatatagggctggacaccgagacgtatctgacatggagactatggcgcatgacggcgtagtctacatggaaagataggaactagtcgaggattaggagaAGTACTTGTAGTAGTAAGAGTAGAACTACTCTAGTCGtattcgactagtattcttgtaactaactgacatgtaaccctgccccccggcaatataaggtgaggcaggaaccccctccaaagcaattcaatccaaccaacacacaggacatagagtattacgctattcagcggcccgaacctgtttaaatcgtgtgtctgcgttaaccttcgagttcctgatctcgacgagccccactaaccaaaacactaccttgggcacccccctcggtaggttgtcgggtttaaacaccgacagctggcgcaccagaTAGGGGACCTtgccgagaatccactggcaaactcgatggcacaagtcatcatcaagcctatcTTCACACTCAAAGGAggcgcgacgttcatcttcggctcctggatTTGCATTGTAGACggtgctggaaatttccaccgctaCATTGAGTCAACTCCAAAGAAGAAGtcgcaaaccatgaagctccaatgTCGAGCCTTGGAGAATTTCGTCaagaattttggtgaattttcaatttctgactcAGTCAGAGGTTGGTGGGACAAGTTCGAGTTCAACTCGACTTCCTCCGCCagtcggattgactttcacgagttggcacataagccatcgtgcgagtcgGACTACCACCCGAGTTGATTCCCATTAGGACTCAACAACACGACCACTAGTTATCAGGCTGCCCTTtccagatcacaatctgatACGGATATGATCGAGGATCTTGACTACTACTTGAAcccggatgaggagactcctttatcaggcccGCAGCAAggtctggtaatcacatcaactccccaaggtaGATTTGtatactggcccaacatgaagccacccctCTTGCCAAAAAAGATGAttcacgcctcatcgcctacctcgacactctctcGTGCCAGGAAGGAGCTCCTTTGTCACTTATGTAGAGGAAGGCGAcaccacagaggtcatcacttcaagctcgggaagccaCTCTCCACAACGAGAACTCTTCGCCGTCATTACTAGACATAAGggcgaagaagaaggacaatGGAATAGAAACCCACGACATGAGTGTCACCCAAATGACATCTCACAAGATGAACTCACTATCAACATTGTCGGAGAAGAGATCGAAACTCAAAGAACTCGATGATGATCAAGAAACGCCACAAGAGCagagcgccgtcgccgccttgcagcggacctaccaatccaaaacctggataacgcctttgaagtagttcaaatgcatcaccatcgtactcccctggctaccatcgcgtctattgatctcatcacccgcggGATGCCTTAGAACAAGTACACCAAACAGTTGGCCCAATTAGCAGAActcgcgtacgaacaactcgattaGCAGAATCCGATACAGTTAGTCCAACGTTCCCCATCCTAtcgaagtcaacatggcagcaacCATAGAGGCCTCCCGTCCATATCAAGTCAACTCGGAGGTGCCAGACCAAACCAACCAAGAACTAAGGGTAGTCGGGTAGGGCCcttgggaggccgtggccaccgtggggctaacctaGAGCCTGAACACCTAGTAGAAgacctccgcaacaagatcaacgccagcCGTGACGCCTGTACCATCATCAACGGATGGCGCcacgagcgcgagcaagaagtcaaaTACCCAGGAGATAATACTaacgggttccccgccttctcaagacgtgtgaggaggaAAATTCTACCTGAAAAGTTTAAACCcctgggtatcaccaagtatgatggcaagcaggatccagtccaatggctctagtgctactcgctgtcagtacaagcagctggaggaaacgacaacaccaaagttatctacttccccatctacaTGGAGGCGGCACCACTCACGTGGCTCGAATCGTTAGAAAAGAACTTCATTGAGTGGAAAGACCTCAAGgtggctttcaccaacaactacgc
The genomic region above belongs to Setaria italica strain Yugu1 chromosome VI, Setaria_italica_v2.0, whole genome shotgun sequence and contains:
- the LOC101757608 gene encoding dapper homolog 3 gives rise to the protein MAASAVVLEGEEDPVVVRAVQILVSLRSRKLRERPAWLPVPPGEASSSSPGTAAPEEETERWARRRPRSGGRRGSSIPWRKALRLLDLAAAAPAGSGGDERDVGSARRPVGAALHYSAPVGSGSASTSSADSAARAQTRPRHADEKAAARAHAAAPAKEPMNAPSPDTPLDYGAGGSGASSSADDAARPQAKRKGPGARGYGSSRDDEDEGCSSPAKRARVAAGEEKPIPAEPIMQSETLASSGKVFAIDLNLPPPSDDDDSFPDAY